ACTAGCGCTGCAGCAATACCCAAAATAATAAAGAGCTTCTTTTTAGGGTCTGCACGCTTTGTTGTCTTTGAGCTATCGAGGGAACCGATAGGCTCGAGAGTTTTCATTGGGGCAACTTGCTCAGGCTGACTCTCTACTTTTTTTGTCTCCCCCGCCTTTGATGGCTTCGCTTTTTTTTCTGGGGCTACTTCTTTGCTCGCTTCAGGGTTCTTTGTTTTTTCAGAATCGTTTACTTTTTCTGGTGCGCCTTTTGGGGCTGGAATGACTTCACCAAAATCAAAAGCATCTTCTTCTTTTAACTTCAGTAAGCCGGCAACTTTTTTGGCCGCAGTCACTTTAACTTGGGCACCATAAAAACTACTGCTTTCGCCATTCTCAATCTGCTCTATTTGGCGAACGGATAGACAGGCCATGCCAGACAAATCTTTGGTGCTTAGCCCAAGATCCTCTCTTGCCTTAGTAAAGACTTCTTTACGAATCTCAGGAAGTTTGACTGGCTTATTCACGAAGCAGCTATGGTCTCAGGTTGAAATGACATAAGTGATAGTAATCCCAAAATGGTACGTGAGTAATTCGCTTTGCGGCTAATGATTTAAAGGATGATTTTCTAAGTCTGACTCGAGGTACTTTTTCACCAATACTTGCACTGAGTCAGCGTGCATTTTGTCCATCACCCTAGCCTTGTGAACCTTAATAGTAGCGTCAGTAGTACCCAATTTGACAGCAATATCTTTATTTAAGAGCCCCTTAACCAACCAGCCGCACACTTCACGCTCTCTTGGGGTCAGGCTTTCGTAATCCTTTTTGGCCTCCACATCCAGGGAGACACGCTTTAACTGACGGCTATCAAAGTCAATTGCATCAGCAACAGCTTTTAATAGCTCTTCCAGGTTGAAGGGTTTGAATAAGAAATCTACCGCCCCCTTCTTCAGACCCTGAACGATCTGGTGGGGGTGACTTTGGCCGCTGACGAAAATAATGGGAGTCTTGCGACCGAGTTTTAGGAGCTTTTCTTGTAGATCCAGACCAGTCATGTCTGGCATTTGCATATCCAAAAGGATTACCGCCGGGGAGACTGGGACTGATTTCTCCAGAAAAATCGTTGCTGAGGCGTAATCCTCGACTAAATAGCCGAGTTCACGCAACATCCTGGATAAGGAAATGCGCATGGACTCATCATCATCAATTAGGTATATGTGGCCGACTTTAGTCATTGAATTCAAAGGAAAAAGTATTCGATGAGCTAATGTACTGTAAGACGTTTCTGCAAGCTATTAGCTACGTAGCTAATAATTACTACTTAAATCAACAAATTCATCACTTTTTTTGTATTGCACCGCAACATTACATACCAACCCATCCCTCTAATCCAAGATGCCACGCAATAGGCATCTCACGGCACAATAGAGCCTGTCAAAAATAAACCTTTTCTGGAGTAATAAGCATGAAACGTCTCAATGAACGCTCGCGCATGGTCACCGAAGGAGTTGCACGCGCACCTAACCGTTCAATGTATTACGCAATGGGTTACGAAGAAAAGGATTTCGTAAAGCCAATGGTTGGCGTTGCTAACGGCCATTCAACCATTACTCCTTGCAATAGCGGCCTACAAAAATTAGCAGATGCTGCTGTTTCCGCACTTGAGGGTGCCGGCGCAAAAGCACAGATGTTTGGTACGCCAA
The window above is part of the Polynucleobacter sp. AP-Kolm-20A-A1 genome. Proteins encoded here:
- a CDS encoding response regulator transcription factor; translated protein: MTKVGHIYLIDDDESMRISLSRMLRELGYLVEDYASATIFLEKSVPVSPAVILLDMQMPDMTGLDLQEKLLKLGRKTPIIFVSGQSHPHQIVQGLKKGAVDFLFKPFNLEELLKAVADAIDFDSRQLKRVSLDVEAKKDYESLTPREREVCGWLVKGLLNKDIAVKLGTTDATIKVHKARVMDKMHADSVQVLVKKYLESDLENHPLNH